A region from the Eptesicus fuscus isolate TK198812 chromosome 1, DD_ASM_mEF_20220401, whole genome shotgun sequence genome encodes:
- the LOC103297867 gene encoding sperm acrosome membrane-associated protein 4-like: MVLGWLLLLVMALPTVMTGTKDRIFYELTESLTCPGTNKDCMLSTPYGHPEDPVTYQLISTCHYGELCNRAATPADSLKAGTTTGRMLRVLLLLQ; encoded by the coding sequence ATGGTTCTTGGCTGGCTCCTGCTCCTGGTGATGGCTCTGCCCACAGTCATGACAGGCACCAAGGACCGCATCTTCTATGAGCTGACCGAGTCCTTGACCTGCCCTGGCACCAACAAAGACTGCATGCTGTCCACTCCCTATGGGCACCCTGAAGATCCTGTCACCTACCAGCTCATCTCCACCTGCCATTATGGTGAACTGTGTAACAGGGCCGCGACCCCTGCAGACAGCCTGAAGGCTGGGACCACCACAGGCCGGATGCTGcgtgtgctgctgctgcttcaaTGA